CTTGTTTCGGTTTTCCACACCGAGATGACAAATATTTGCCGGAACTAAATGTCTGTGATGACCAAAAAAAGACACGTCGCTGGTTTTCTAGTGCGAAACTTCGTCTGAAGAACTCCGTCAAAGAAACTATTGCAGTTTATAACCCACCAATCTTTAAGAAAATTGATGGCAAGAAGCAGATTAAAGAAGTGAGGTATGACAACTTCACGGGGAAAGGCCGGAGTCCGGCGAGTCTAGATCGTAAAACAGTGAAGTTTGCCGCGATTGAAACTCTATTGTCATTTGACCAAACGCTGAACTCTGATGGGAAACCAGGAAAGGTATGTCTTCGATGAATTTGACCTCAGTTAATCATTTAAAGTTCATATATTCATTTTAAGCGCCATCCGGTAGAAATTATATAACTCATGatttttgaaaaattccaaaCTTATACTGGACATCCGGAATTTTGCTTTGAAATCAGGATTTTACATGATTTTAGGTCTACATTCATGAATTCATTCCTCTATAAAATACAACGTTTGCTTCGTACTATTCATCAACTGAAAGTCATTCTGAATTAGCTTCAAGTCCTAACTCGCCATTGTGCACCTGATGCACCCGACAGCCTTAATATTACGATATTGTTCCTTTCGGATTTCTTTGAAATTTTCTTTTGGAGGATGACGTTCCGGATTGTCAACTTACCGGACTGTCATCAGTTAATTAGTTCCCTTGTACTAATCAGGTAGTGACTCGCATGTAAGTAATTGGTTCATATCTGTGTAACTTTGTCAACCAAATCTATATCACAACTGTCTTCTTGACATTCCCCGGTGACAGTGTTGTCCCCTTACCTAGTTAAGGTAGGAGGACAAATATATGTTAAGCACGTTCATCGAATGATATCTGTAGGTAGATGGATTAATACTGGCCGATTGCACAAcgtaaaatgaaaacaaaaataaaaataattctttGATCAACACTTGACTTTGACTTGGTCTCAGTCTTGACTGTTTCATGTATTGTATCGTGTAATCACATCATCAAGTTTGTTCTCTCGATAGAGAATTAATGAGCAACTCAGCAAATCGCGCAAATTGTTTTGTACTTAAAATTTATAAATTACATGTAAACGGTAAACCTTGACAAAAGATATAATTTAAAATTTAACTTTGTTTTGTACTTTTGATTAGGAAATGTGTGGAGGAACCACTAAGAAAAACATCATCGGATCCGGTAAACTACCGACGGATACGTCTAAAAGATTGGAAGTGATGAAGGTTGAGACGACAGTTGGTTATCAACGTGATTCTCCGGTAAAGAAGTCTAGTCGAGAAATGGTCACAATGTCCGCACAGTTACGAAATTCACTAGGCCCGAGTAGGaaatttagtgaaaaaactactGGAAAATTTGGCCCGATAGTAGGTATGTCAGTTTTAGTTGTGATAATGGCAATGATGCTTCTGTTGGGAAAGATTTCTGCTATATTCTACACTGCAGCTTGGTTATATTTTCTTCATTACTATAGAATGATGGgaggaaaaataataaaggaaatcGAAGGAAAAAGGTCAAATACAATCAATATTACGAAAAGCTTCAACTCAAAAGACTTTAAGAAGAGAGCACTTTTGGAAGGACTGGTCGAGAAGAAACACATGTGGTCTCTTAGATGATGCTGGGTTTTGAGATCGGAAAAGGGTTCCATTTTTTACATAAATTTGATATCTGGTGAGATAAATTGTAACTGTATTACTTATTATTCTTTTCCTTATGTTCTTTGAGTTTGTATAAATTATTTTTACTAAAAAAAGAGTTTGTACTATAAGTTATCAAAATTACACTAACCTATGCTAAAATATTTGTTTGGGGTTTCACCTTGGTACTGAATCATCTACCCCATCACAAACATGTATACACAGGCTTTatataaaagtatattaaagCAAACCAGAATAAAAGCAAGAACATAAGATTTGTAGTGGTTGAACAATAGTTACAATATACATAAACTTGTGTATATTGTCTATAATGATATTTTCTCCTGAAACGAAAAAATCTCTGAAAATAATTACAGGAAAAGAGTAATTTAAAAAGTTGGTGATGATGACTAAAAATTCGGaattttgaaaattgatattaaaTTGCACATTCGTTATAGTGACTAGGACATCGGTTTCTTTTATAGCAATTATAATTTATAAACTTATTATTACTAAAAAACAGAAGAAGCACTTCAGAACTAATTTGGTACTAGTACAATTAGGTTTTTCAGGTGCCGTTAGGGCGTCCACAACTAAGTTGGACTCATTTCTACCAAATATATTCCAAGCCATTGAAATCTTCGTTCCTGGCTATTAAATGTGTGCACTTGACTGGTTTTCTTAATGGATTGTCAGAAAAACTTTTTCTTCACTCCTTTCTTAAACTCGAAAAACCTGAAAATGAAGAATATTACAGTTTCTGATTCCTGATAAAAtaggcttctcttaaatgtagCTTACgtatttattattattgttattattttattcACAACTGAGACTGTTTTATGGGTCCTGAAAATTTTTCTTACAAGTACATCTTCAGGTAAAGACGGTTTGTGAGCTCAACACCTTCTTGATGCATTGAGTGGTGGTGGTGCCGCTGTAGTCGAGGAGCTTTTATCTGCCATCACTGGTGTGGTCAATTTATGGCTTGCAGGTAATTGCCCCTCAGCACTAGATGAGTATATAGTGAGTGCTTCACTAACTCCTTTATTGAggctgttgatacatgaaaaataattccccTTAACCAGGTTAGAGTGCCCCAAAGAGGGAAAAGGCCACATATGggacatggggacttggggactaaggcccaagtccaccaaagaagTACCCATGAGGTGGAAGGGACAAAGGaggaattaacaaggaagaaggaggTTACATTAGAAAAGGGATGttattagtggtaattaaggaggtttaggacacatggcaagatgtcataaaaaggaaggggttttggaaagtctatataaggaaggacaaggtacaatggaaagacaactctctctcataccattctaagaaaagtgaggtcatcttggtacacTAGGACGAGTAGCACTCaacgagaattccggtattaacatttggcgaccacacctggaggctcgtgcctagtctATCATAATGCAGCCGAGCGATACTAACCCGAACGCGACTAACGATCTGTTGAATAATCCTCCCCCTAACTTAGAAGGGGAGCGGATAGGGATAGTGACATACCTAATCTTACAAGCAAGAAGACCTGAGGCGACGCAGGAGAAGGATAAGCAACTAGAGGGTGGAAGCACGTCACTCGAGCAACCAACTTTAAAATAAATGCAGAAAGAGTTGTAGGAACACATCCGCAGGGAAAGAGAGTTGAGAAAATTGCTAAAAGAAGCTAGCAACGAGAAAAGCGCCAAGGAAGCCTTAGAAAGCGCCGAGGATAAAGGAGAGGATCACAGAATGATGACGCAGGAAGAGATGGCCAAGTTTTTCGAGACGAACTACAAAGTGGTAAAACAGAATAACTACGATTTTATGGCAAGCCCGTATACCCCTGAGATCGTGGATTATCAATACCCAGAATATTATACCTCACCAAAGTTCAAAGTGTATGACGGAAAAGGGAATTCGCGATAACATCTTAGCCGATTCATCGCTTCTATGAACGATCGAGCCTCTGATGGGAAGTTATGCCTAAGGGAGTTCCCGAAGTCGTTGTCTGAGACGTCCTTCTCTTGGTATGATAACCTAAAACCCGGAAGCATCAACTTATGGACGGACATGTCCACACACTTCTTCAGAAAGTTTTACTCCGTAAAAAGGAAAGTCACGACCATCGACTTGATTAAGTGTAACCAGTGGTTAGGGGAAGACATAGGGAAGTATATCACTCGGTTTCGACATTTCGCACTGGATTGCCATGAGGACGTTAAAGAAGATGCACTAGTGGAGATCTGCGTACGAGGATTGATATCATGTTTCAATAAAAGCCTAGTGAACTTCCGATTTCCAACTTTCGTCGAGCTAGAAGAAGCTGCAGCGAGAATCGCCGGTTGTGTTGAAGAAAGCAACTCGGATTATGTCTGGCGCAACGCAGTCAACACTGTATCAACAACACCAAGGAACACCCGTGCAAACAACAACCAAGAAGGCTGGGGCGCGAAAATAAATCAGTCATACAGGGACCAAGCGCTTCCTCCCCCATTGCCCTGTAGTAAAGAGAAGATCATCGGACTCCTGGAGCAGTGGATAGCGAATAAAGAAATTCAGCTGCCTTCAACAAGGGCGGACCCCAACGATATCCAGAAGAGCAATGCCAGGAACTGTCACTTCCGTCGCAGAGTACAGCACCCCACGGTCGACTGCTATAACCTAAGAATAATGTTTCAGAAGAAACTGGAAGTGGGCGAAATCGAAATGGGAGATTTCGAGGGAGgaaaagaaactcaaaatcaGGTAATGATGCTTTCTCATGATCCCAGCGGAGACGAATGGCAACCCTGGGAAGAAAAGGACGAAGAATCATGCGAGATCACCATAGAGGGCTGCGTATTTACAAACACAGATGGCGTCGCTAGAAAATTCGCGGGCACAGTGTTGGCCCAACAGTTTTTGACTCGTTGGGTTTTAGTGAGGATCAAAGCAGGGATGCGGCCAAATCTATTGCAGCAATTGCGGCAGGAAAGCCTTACGATTCCCTCCCCAAAGAAGCTATTGTGTTCACGGACGAGGATATTTGCTATCCGGGAGAGCACCTTAGACCATTGTATCTGACCGCGCATATCAATAAGATCCCTTTGAAGAGGGCCTTCGTGGATGGGGGCGCATCTCTAAATTTAATCTCTACATACACACTAGACATTCTCGGGGTGCAGCAGTCGGCAGTCAAAATGCGAACCACAATGGTGAAAGGATTCGGAGGACATACCCAGAAGGCCATCGGGATCGTCCATTTGGTTATGAAGATTGGTCTCATTCGCGGGCTTACCCCTTTCTCCGTACTAGAAGACGACACGACATTCCATGTACTGCTAGGACGAGGGTGGTCACTCAACCATAAAGTGGTAGCGTCAACATACCATCAGTGCGTCAAAACTAACATAGGAGGAACGCAATTCCGGATACCAGCCACGAGCCACCCCTTCGACCCGGAAGAAGCTTATATGGCAGACGCGGTTTTCTATGATTTGGCTAAGGAAGCGGACGAAATTCCCGAGGTAAAACTTACCCCACTACCAAAATGGGGTGAGGAAGAGAATACGGAGCCAACCAAGTCGGTTTTCAGCCCGTCCAGGATGACGTTCCCAGAAGAAAGAAAGCGGAAGCATGAAGATCAACCGAGGTTCCAACGTTTCTCAAGACCGGATGGGGGATACGTGTACCGCTTATAGCAATTAACCGGGGGAGCGTCTACAAGCACGCAAAACTTCGACTCACTCAATGTATAGGCCCCCTCAGATGATCAAAACCTAAACGAGCTGCCTTACAATACAATCGATGATGGAGAATTACAGGAACTACTTGGTGCGAATACACAGTCTATAGAAGAACGGGCTCCTAAAGACCTCACCATGGATGATGTAGAAGAGATTAACATCGGAACAGAAAATGACAAGAGGCCAATCATGATCAATAAAAGTTTGGACGTGAAAGAAAGGGAAGCATTGATCGCCCTGCTCAGGGAATACAGAGATGTTTTCTCTTACGATTATGATGAAATGTCGGGTCTAGACAGCAGCCTCGTAGCTCATAACCTTGGAGTGTCTCCTGAACTCCAGCCGATAAAACAAAGAAGTAGAGAGTTACCGAGGGCAACCGCCTTCCCAATAAAGGAAGAGGTGGAACGCCTGTTGAAATCCAAGTTCATCAGACCTATTCAGCACCCGACCTGGTTAGCCAACATCGTAGTGAAGAAGAATGGAAAGATCCGGTGCTGCGTGGACTATAGGGATCTCAATCGGGCATGTCCCAAAGACGATTTCCCACTGCCCAACATCGATTTAAAGCTGGACACGACGGGAGGCAAGACGCACTTCTCCACTACACCATTTCCTGGTTTTAGCAATACCTCAATTTCGGAGGTGCGCAACGGATATAGACGTTGCATACTTCGCAACAACTATATCCGTTGCATACACGAAAATACGTTGCACTTAATCTTAATTACTaggaaagaaataaagaaatagaAACCAGGATATGGGTGTCTTTATTAAAATAGTTGAGGACTTAAATGTCTCTCTGATTCTTattatcttcttttttatttttttcttcttattttcttctttccCAGCATCGAGTTCTCCTCCCCATTTTTTCTTCTCATCTGAGTtctgacccaaaaaaaaaaagaaaaaaaaaaacaacctaagACAAGACCTCCAAATCAAACGAAGTTTCCATCAATTAAATTCGTTTCTTCTTAACCCTAGACTCGTGAATCAAAACTACTCCTGAAATCAAACCTAATATTTCAAcaaacaaaccctagaaatcgtTTTTTTGTTAAGTTGAATGATTGCGAATCAAGCCAagttttcataaatcaaaaccaTTTCTCCTAAATCCTAGTCCCGTGAATCAAACCACTCCGGAAATCAAACCTAATATCTTAATAGACAAACCCTAGAAatcgtttttattttttctttttaagttgaATGATTTGTAAGGTGGGCTTGGATGATCCAGCCTGAAGTTTTTTTCTCTAGTGATGAACTAATGAATTTTATAGTTATAAATTTATTTCCCTtgataggtttaggtttttttttcttataattatcctttaaatccctagatttacaaaaaaaaaagtcctaATTGTTTCTTTGTTTGTTAATTAGGAGATGAAGATAGTTTATGGTGATTATTTTTTTCTCTCCCAGTTTGAGCTCTTGGGGCTTTGCTTTGATCTTCAATTTCTTGGTTTTAAGGGTGGAGAAGAAGGGATTTCTTGGTATTGTTTCATTATTGCTCATAAGGTCAGTCATATGCCTACCTCTTCTTGTTTTAACAATCAATTTATTGTTTTCAATGATTGAGGTGAAAATTTTAATTATATGTCTTATTATGTGGTCTTCCAGGTCCTAAATTTCCTACAACCGCAACCTTGGGTTGTGTATTCCGTTCGTAGTTTGATTGGTGTTTCAATTGGTCGTCTTTGAGCGCTTAACTATCTATAACCGCAACCTTTTTATGTCATCTTTGAGCGCTTAACTATCTAAGCTACCCAATCAAAGTTCTCTTTATGATGTGCTGAATTTCTTCTCATAGGAAGTTAAGGagtgtgttatttctttcatgGGCCATAGCTTGTACCATGTTTAATTTCTCCACTATTATAGCTTGTATCatgttctcctttttttttttttgagtttgcaCCGCTTACTGTAGTCTTTGTCCCGTGGCTCCTGTCTTATAGTACAACATTTAACTTCAGAATGCAGGTCATATTACCTACTAATTCGATGTTTCTTATGTATATGATGTGTTGGTCAGACATCTGTAGTTCTGTACCTTGGTTTTAGAGGCCCAAATGGTGCTGCATCGGGGGTAGGCATCTTCTTGATATCCAAGGGTTTGTTGTTGCTCAAGTAGTCTCTCTTTCTCTTCCCATGTCTCTCTTGCACACGTAATTATTGaacaaaaattgaatttctagCGGTATCTCATTATGATAACATCTgggcttatttttcttctttctttcatgGAAGGGTAATCCAATTTTGGTAATTCTTTGTATACAGATTATACCCATAAAGTGGACTTTCCACAGGGTTCTGGTAACACTCCTACTCAAAAAAGCTCTCATTGTCATACCATTTCTGATGAAAAGGGAAAGTTCACATCTAATTctatacttggggtaatttttcACAAGGTATTGTTGGAGTGGCAGCAATTGCAGCTCAATTACTTGTGGAGCATTGAAGGATTGCAGTTCTATTCCATGCTAACCGGTCGGTATTCCTATCCTCAACCAGCAATTAATATTAACTGCATATGTGAAGTAGTAACTTGAGATTTTTGAAAATGAAACAACATAAAAAAATCAGCAAGGGATCCCATCACTAACAATCTGAATTTTCATGTCAACCTGCTCTTGTGTTGTTTGCAGGAAGAGTGTGAGGACCTACGCCAGCGTGTGAAAGACGGTCAGATGAAGAGGCTCACTACTGTAAATTTTAACTTTCCTTTTGTCTCCTGTTATAGTTACTTGCAAATGTTATATGAAATTCCAAAAATAGTAATTCATCATTCTAATCTCCTAATCATGAAGTCACGGTTTCTTAAACAGATCCTAACGAAGTAATCATATTAGTATATTGTCTCTGTTATTGTTGCAACTAAACAATAGTAAACCAGTTGTGTGAAACTCCATTGATTACCTTAGAAATCCTCGTCCTTGGCTAGATTATATCTTAATTATTTTCATCAGATTGCTATTATTTAATACATGAGCTACATATTGGGAGCCATATAATTCTGTGGTATAAAAATAGTGCTCGTCGTGAAACTGGTAATTTATTTGGGGCATCAAAAAACTTTCTGTTTTCATGTATTCTGTTAATTGTCTGTTGATCAGATACTTACAGTTTTTTCCCTATTTGCCTTTCGGCAGTTGTATGTTGAAGGGAAGGCTAGAGTTCTGCACCAGGATATCACATGTCATGTAAGATTTTTTTAACCTTGGTAAAAAATTTGAAGTATGGTGGTAAGTTTCTTCATTTTGGTTTGTGCCCATCCAGTTGTCAGGACTCAATTGTGTGAGGTTTCCTTTTTTCTTGATAATATGGGACAGTAGTATACTAGAGGATTCCTAAATTGAACGGCAGAATCCAAATAAAAACGTAAAAGAAAAACCTGTTGTACAGGAGTATCATTTTAAATACAAAGAAGTTTTGTAACAGGTCTTTAACTGTTGATGCATAAAATCCGTTTGTGGCTGTATCTACTTTTAAATTTCTCATATATAGCAACGCATTGTTGATTTTAACGTTTTCTTgaaacttttattttttattgtttatGCTATTCTGGTTGTTTCCTATCTTAATTTACAAATTGTTTTCAGTGGATTGAAAGAGAGCTTGTTATGTTATAAGGGATGGCAAAGAGAATATCCTTCATGACAGTCTTTCTTTAATAATACATGAAGTTCTAAAAGCTTACCACGGCATGACTAATCTGATAGACTGAAGTACTCAAGCAATTATCCTCCATGGGTCATTTGGTGGTTTGCGCTGGAGGAGGTACAGTATAGAGCTCAACTAATCTGTAAGAATTTGAAAAATCTTATTAACGGTTACATTAATCGACTTGCACTAATCATGCTCCTTGTTCAAACTAATGCAGTTCAATCACTGTTGAGGTATGGAGTTTCAATTTGGATAAATGTCCCCTTAGAAACTCTAACTGCAGAAGTGACTGAAAGTGGAGATAAGGGTCACTCGCCTTCAGACGAGCAATGCAGTTGACAGTGAAGGCTCAATTGCAACATACTAATAGGCGATGACTCAAGATCTAGTACCCTTGATAATATCCTTCATGTGAAGAATATATCTGAATGGAGATCAAGGTAAATGTCAATTGTCTTTATTGTAATTTATTAGTATTACTATTGTGATTTTTTAGTTGTTTTCCTAAGGAAAATGGTCTTAATAATGTATATGTAATTGGAAAAACACAATGATGCAAGGATTAATTCTATGGTTGGATATATCAAGTTCATGGTCTTGTAATATTCTGGAAATAcaaattttgtttttaatatatattttttaaaatttttattacATATTTGCAACGCATATAATAGCTACTTAAATTAAGATAAGCGTTGCTTTAATTCTATATTAAGCAACAACGTCTTTAAAATTTGAACAACGTACGTTGCACAGGTTAATTTGTGCAACGGATTTTGGCGTTGCACACAAATTTGCTACGCCATAACCAACAGATATAAGCGTTGGTTAAATTCATTGCAACGCGTATATCCGTCACAAATTGGCTATTTTGGTGTATTGctctttcatggatgggtttAATTGATA
The nucleotide sequence above comes from Papaver somniferum cultivar HN1 chromosome 8, ASM357369v1, whole genome shotgun sequence. Encoded proteins:
- the LOC113301240 gene encoding uncharacterized protein LOC113301240, whose product is MAEETGTRGNLNIKRKRKNSRFLSCFGFPHRDDKYLPELNVCDDQKKTRRWFSSAKLRLKNSVKETIAVYNPPIFKKIDGKKQIKEVRYDNFTGKGRSPASLDRKTVKFAAIETLLSFDQTLNSDGKPGKEMCGGTTKKNIIGSGKLPTDTSKRLEVMKVETTVGYQRDSPVKKSSREMVTMSAQLRNSLGPSRKFSEKTTGKFGPIVGMSVLVVIMAMMLLLGKISAIFYTAAWLYFLHYYRMMGGKIIKEIEGKRSNTINITKSFNSKDFKKRALLEGLVEKKHMWSLR